In Bacillus cytotoxicus NVH 391-98, the following are encoded in one genomic region:
- a CDS encoding RsfA family transcriptional regulator translates to MVTTRQDAWTDDEDLLLAEVVLRHIREGGTQLSAFKEVGRNLSRTPAACGFRWNSYVRKQYKERIEEAKQMRKRENYEQKQPKVMSHTSTTITFDDVIHFLQTYRDEQESRVLQQKIELLQKERERLLQRLSVYEEEYRTLLDYIDRKRSVMILEKTGENVIHTNETLEKIKK, encoded by the coding sequence ATGGTGACAACAAGACAAGATGCATGGACTGATGATGAAGATTTGCTTCTAGCAGAGGTAGTACTCCGGCATATTCGAGAAGGTGGAACACAACTGTCTGCTTTTAAGGAAGTTGGGAGAAACCTATCTCGCACACCTGCAGCCTGTGGATTTAGATGGAATTCTTATGTTAGAAAGCAATATAAAGAACGTATTGAAGAAGCGAAACAAATGCGAAAACGAGAAAATTATGAACAAAAGCAACCGAAAGTTATGTCTCATACTTCTACAACAATTACATTCGATGATGTGATACATTTTTTGCAAACATATAGAGATGAACAAGAATCAAGAGTGTTACAACAGAAAATTGAATTGTTACAAAAGGAAAGAGAAAGGCTTCTTCAGCGTCTATCCGTATATGAGGAAGAGTACCGAACGCTGCTTGATTATATTGATCGAAAAAGAAGTGTAATGATTTTAGAGAAAACAGGAGAAAACGTTATTCATACGAATGAAACATTGGAAAAAATAAAAAAATAA
- the rpmF gene encoding 50S ribosomal protein L32, with amino-acid sequence MAVPFRRTSKTVKRKRRTHFKLSVPGMVECPSCGEAKLAHRVCKACGTYKGKEVISK; translated from the coding sequence ATGGCTGTACCTTTTAGAAGAACTTCTAAAACAGTAAAAAGAAAGCGTCGTACGCATTTCAAATTATCAGTACCTGGTATGGTAGAGTGCCCAAGCTGTGGTGAAGCAAAATTAGCTCACCGTGTATGTAAAGCATGCGGTACTTACAAAGGTAAAGAAGTAATCAGCAAGTAA
- a CDS encoding YceD family protein, with protein sequence MKWSIHQLNKLRHKGLTLDEMVDVSELKEIEKDIRSIDPVHVTGRVDFGSNKFTFHLHITGSMILPCSRSLVDVTLPFDVKTTEVFQTSKEEYETEAEIHYLEGEVLDLLPIIKENILLEIPMQIFSDDVSGGTPMQGQDWQVISEESKEKSVDPRLAGLAKFFDK encoded by the coding sequence ATGAAATGGTCCATCCATCAATTAAACAAATTGAGACATAAAGGATTGACTTTGGATGAGATGGTAGATGTAAGTGAGCTGAAAGAAATCGAGAAAGACATTCGTTCGATTGATCCTGTTCATGTAACAGGTAGAGTTGATTTTGGCTCCAATAAGTTTACGTTTCATCTACATATAACAGGAAGCATGATTTTACCATGTTCTCGCTCTTTAGTAGATGTGACATTACCATTTGACGTGAAAACAACTGAGGTGTTCCAAACTTCAAAAGAAGAGTATGAAACAGAAGCAGAAATCCATTATTTAGAAGGAGAAGTACTTGACTTACTCCCTATAATCAAGGAAAATATACTTTTGGAAATCCCAATGCAAATTTTCAGTGATGATGTTTCTGGAGGAACACCGATGCAAGGTCAAGACTGGCAAGTGATTTCGGAGGAAAGCAAAGAAAAGTCTGTTGATCCACGATTAGCAGGACTTGCGAAGTTTTTTGACAAATAA
- a CDS encoding replication-relaxation family protein: protein MHIQTHIKINRQMAILATIRKLQFATRRHLMCVHDMGGIRNANRIMADMKQYVSKTMYGKEYVYYLNKEGHAMFGDDGKVVSRGKLAHALLRNEAWLCLFCPDDWQVETEIRYRKNGEKKKIIPDVKFRDEESILHAVEIDRTQKMVVNDRKLKCYEEFTKIYKQKYKGKVPVIHFFTITKYREQKLEKLAAKYDVFVKVYVIEEF from the coding sequence ATGCACATTCAGACACATATCAAAATCAACCGTCAGATGGCGATACTTGCGACGATTAGAAAGCTACAGTTTGCAACAAGAAGGCATTTAATGTGCGTTCATGATATGGGTGGTATACGGAATGCGAATCGAATTATGGCTGATATGAAACAATATGTGAGCAAAACGATGTACGGGAAAGAATATGTGTACTACCTCAATAAAGAAGGGCATGCAATGTTTGGTGATGATGGTAAAGTTGTATCGAGGGGGAAACTTGCTCATGCCTTATTACGCAATGAAGCTTGGTTGTGTTTGTTTTGCCCAGATGATTGGCAAGTGGAAACGGAAATCCGATACAGAAAGAATGGAGAGAAAAAGAAGATTATCCCCGATGTGAAATTTCGCGATGAAGAATCAATACTTCATGCGGTGGAAATAGATCGTACTCAAAAGATGGTTGTAAATGATAGAAAGTTAAAGTGCTATGAAGAGTTTACAAAAATATATAAACAAAAATATAAAGGAAAAGTGCCAGTAATCCATTTCTTTACGATTACAAAATATAGAGAACAGAAACTGGAAAAACTGGCAGCAAAATATGATGTGTTTGTAAAAGTATATGTAATAGAAGAATTTTAA
- a CDS encoding FtsK/SpoIIIE domain-containing protein, whose amino-acid sequence MLELLSVPVAALFFALYGDRFKSKDDDKYKIQVFFEVSGIAIKKEDKLQYPKFQKQIEDDCSTTYVYKLPLGMPSKIIQKVEDVVSEGLSKPVRIDYDNYKLNIRVFHRDIPKKWSWSKGLVAEGSWCVPMGQSLEELIYHDFEKTPHMTLGGLTRMGKTVFLKNVVTSLTIAQPEYIHLYIIDLKGGLEFGPYRNLKQVESIAETPLEAFKVLNDIHEKMADKMWYMKEKHYTNVVETNIKERYFIIVDEGAELCPDRSMDKKQQKLLGACQQMLSHIARIGGALGFRLIFCTQYPTGDTLPRQVKQNSDAKLGFRLPTQTASQVVIDEPGLESIKSIPGRAIFKTDRLTEIQVPYISNKMMWDHLKRYEVEEHAHSDTYQNQPSDGDTCDD is encoded by the coding sequence ATGTTGGAGTTATTGTCTGTCCCAGTGGCAGCATTATTTTTCGCTCTATATGGTGATCGATTTAAAAGTAAGGATGACGATAAATACAAAATACAAGTATTCTTTGAAGTATCAGGAATTGCAATAAAAAAGGAAGATAAGCTGCAGTACCCGAAGTTCCAAAAACAAATTGAAGATGATTGTAGTACAACGTATGTATACAAATTACCTTTAGGTATGCCGAGTAAAATTATTCAAAAGGTTGAGGATGTTGTCTCTGAAGGGCTAAGTAAACCAGTCCGAATTGATTACGATAATTACAAGTTAAATATTCGTGTATTTCATAGAGATATACCGAAAAAATGGTCATGGTCTAAAGGGTTGGTGGCAGAAGGAAGTTGGTGTGTTCCAATGGGGCAGAGTTTGGAAGAATTGATTTATCATGATTTTGAAAAAACACCGCATATGACATTAGGCGGACTCACACGAATGGGTAAGACAGTATTCTTAAAGAATGTGGTTACATCGCTTACTATAGCTCAACCAGAATATATTCATCTGTACATCATTGATTTAAAAGGTGGTTTGGAATTCGGACCATATAGAAACTTAAAGCAAGTGGAGTCTATTGCAGAAACACCACTAGAAGCATTTAAAGTATTGAATGATATTCATGAGAAAATGGCAGATAAGATGTGGTACATGAAGGAGAAGCATTATACAAACGTTGTAGAAACAAATATAAAAGAGCGCTATTTCATTATAGTTGATGAAGGGGCAGAATTATGTCCTGATAGAAGTATGGATAAAAAGCAGCAGAAATTACTAGGGGCATGTCAGCAAATGCTTTCGCATATAGCACGTATAGGTGGTGCGCTCGGCTTTAGACTTATATTTTGTACACAGTATCCAACTGGAGATACATTACCTCGACAAGTTAAGCAAAATTCAGATGCGAAGCTTGGTTTCAGATTGCCGACACAAACAGCTTCTCAAGTGGTTATAGATGAACCTGGATTAGAATCGATAAAAAGCATTCCAGGGCGGGCGATTTTCAAAACTGATCGACTCACTGAAATTCAAGTACCTTATATTAGTAATAAAATGATGTGGGACCATTTAAAACGATATGAGGTGGAGGAACATGCACATTCAGACACATATCAAAATCAACCGTCAGATGGCGATACTTGCGACGATTAG